The Oncorhynchus mykiss isolate Arlee chromosome 20, USDA_OmykA_1.1, whole genome shotgun sequence genome includes a region encoding these proteins:
- the LOC110498981 gene encoding multiple inositol polyphosphate phosphatase 1: protein MTPALSKQTLLFTTFSLALTRVSYCSVANANVNSSIPAIANYFGTKGRYEEVNPYLINDILSVNKSLLKPGCTDCTAVHVTAIIRHGTRYPTTKNIKRMQRLYDLVLNDAKNTDKWLTDIKTKWEMWYTEDMDGKLVEKGRDDHRHLAVRLATFFPSLMSEENLRSHRIRFITSSKHRCVDSIVAFQEGLLNLWNVTEVGPSHEINDELMRFFDQCKKFVDDVENNKTALEEVHLFKASAEMKIVQMKMAAQLQVPYNHITPDLVEAAFFLCSYEFAIKSLNSPWCNLFDETDAQVLEYKNDLKQYWKRGYGHDINRKSSCALFHDLFNRLDKAAHEIRFGHVSEAVTIQVGHAETLLPLLALMGFFRDETPLTADNFDLQHGRTFRTSRIVPYAANLVFVLYDCSEGLRLQFLLNETPLKFPDINHQAPLYNTVRETYRELLHGCNFEKECEPSRPNRNCEL from the exons ATGACACCAGCGTTATCTAAACAAACGTTGTTGTTCACGACATTTAGTCTAGCTTTGACCCGGGTTTCATACTGCTCAGTTGCAAATGCTAACGTTAATTCAAGCATACCTGCGATTGCAAATTATTTCGGAACGAAAGGCAGATATGAGGAAGTAAACCCCTATCTCATTAATGACATCCTCTCGGTAAACAAATCCCTTTTAAAACCGGGATGTACCGATTGCACTGCTGTTCATGTGACCGCCATAATTCGGCATGGAACACGATATCCAACGACCAAAAATATCAAAAGGATGCAACGGCTTTACGACCTTGTTCTAAACGACGCAAAGAACACCGATAAATGGCTGACTGACATAAAAACCAAGTGGGAAATGTGGTACACTGAAGACATGGATGGCAAGCTTGTGGAAAAGGGGCGAGATGACCATAGGCATCTGGCTGTCAGGTTGGCAACATTCTTTCCATCTTTGATGTCAGAGGAAAACCTCAGGAGCCATCGTATCCGTTTCATCACTAGCTCCAAACACAGATGCGTGGACAGCATTGTCGCTTTCCAAGAAGGCCTACTCAACCTTTGGAACGTAACAG AAGTTGGACCCAGCCACGAAATCAATGATGAGTTGATGAGATTCTTTGACCAGTGCAAAAAATTTGTTGACGATGTGGAGAACAACAAAACTGCCCTCGAAGAGGTCCACCTCTTCAAGGCCTCAGCAGAGATGAAAATAGTGCAGATGAAGATGGCTGCCCAACTGCAAGTTCCATACAATCACATCACaccag ATCTGGTGGAGGCTGCATTCTTCCTGTGCTCATACGAGTTTGCCATCAAATCTTTGAACTCCCCCTGGTGCAACCTGTTTGATGAGACGGACGCCCAA GTGCTGGAGTACAAAAATGACCTGAAACAGTACTGGAAGAGGGGCTATGGTCATGACATCAACCGCAAGTCCAGTTGCGCTCTTTTTCATGACCTGTTCAATCGCCTTGATAAGGCTGCTCATGAGATCAG GTTTGGGCATGTATCTGAGGCTGTGACCATTCAGGTGGGCCATGCCGAGACCCTCCTGCCCCTGTTGGCCCTCATGGGCTTTTTCAGAGACGAGACGCCCCTGACCGCCGACAACTTTGACCTGCAACATGGCCGCACCTTCCGCACCAGCCGCATCGTGCCTTACGCAGCCAACTTGGTCTTTGTGCTGTATGACTGCAGTGAAGGCCTCCGGCTGCAGTTCCTACTCAACGAGACACCTCTGAAATTCCCCGATATAAACCACCAGGCTCCTCTGTACAATACGGtcagagagacctacagagagttGCTGCACGGCTGCAATTTCGAGAAGGAGTGCGAGCCGTCCAGACCCAACAGAAACTGTGAGCTGTGA